From Pan troglodytes isolate AG18354 chromosome 9, NHGRI_mPanTro3-v2.0_pri, whole genome shotgun sequence, the proteins below share one genomic window:
- the NLRP10 gene encoding NACHT, LRR and PYD domains-containing protein 10 — protein MAMAKARNPREALLWALSDLEENDFKKLKFYLRDMTLSEGQPPLARGELEGLIPVDLAELLISKYGEKEAVKVVLKGLKVMNLLELVDQLSHICLHDYREVYREHVRCLEEWQEAGVNGRYNQVLLVAKPSSESPESLACPIPEQELDSVTVEALFDSGEKPSLAPSLVVLQGSAGTGKTTLARKMVLDWATGTLYPGRFDYVFYVSCKEVVLLLESKLEQLLFWCCGDNQAPVTEILRQPERLLFILDGFDELQRPFEEKLKKRGLSPKESLLHLLIRRHTLPTCSLLITTRPLALRNLEPLLKQARHVHILGFSEEERARYFSSYFTDEKQADRAFDIVQKNDTLYKACQLPGICWVVCSWLQGQMERGKVVLETPRNSTDIFMAYVSTFLPPDDDGGCSELSRHRVLRSLCSLAAEGIQHQRFLFEEAELRKHNLDGPRLAAFLSSNDYQLGLAIKKFYSFRHISFQDFFHAMSYLVKEDQSRLGKESRREVQRLLEVKEQEGNDEMTLTMQFLLDISKKDSFSNLELKFCFRISPCLAQDLKHFKEQMESMKHNRTWDLEFSLYEAKIKNLVKGIQMNNVSFKIKHSNEKKSQSQNLFSVKSSLSHGPKEEQKCPSVHGQKEGKDNIAGTPKEASTGKGRGTEETDEEVRCSGMGSREMGAIMLKGWRNEGVMGRTGRWGKTDKVKKDGEKRIKTNGYKKE, from the exons ATGGCCATGGCCAAGGCCAGAAACCCCCGGGAGGCATTGCTCTGGGCCTTGAGTGACCTTGAGGAGAACGATTTCAAGAAGTTAAAGTTCTACTTACGGGATATGACCCTGTCTGAGGGCCAGCCCCCACTGGCCAGAGGGGAGTTGGAGGGCCTGATTCCGGTGGACCTGGCAGAATTACTGATTTCAAAGTATGGAGAAAAGGAGGCTGTGAAAGTTGTCCTCAAGGGCTTGAAGGTCATGAACCTGTTGGAACTTGTGGACCAGCTCAGCCACATTTGTCTGCATG ATTACAGAGAAGTATACCGAGAGCATGTGCGCTGCCTAGAGGAATGGCAGGAAGCAGGAGTCAATGGCAGATACAACCAGGTGCTCCTGGTGGCCAAGCCCAGCTCAGAGAGCCCAGAATCACTTGCCTGCCCCATCCCGGAGCAGGAGCTGGACTCTGTCACGGTGGAGGCTCTATTTGATTCAGGGGAAAAGCCCTCACTGGCCCCATCCTTAGTTGTGCTACAGGGGTCGGCTGGCACTGGAAAGACAACTCTCGCCAGAAAAATGGTGTTGGACTGGGCCACCGGTACTCTGTACCCAGGCCGGTTTGATTATGTCTTTTATGTAAGCTGCAAAGAAGTGGTCCTGCTGCTGGAGAGCAAACTGGAGCAGCTCCTTTTCTGGTGCTGCGGGGACAATCAAGCCCCTGTCACAGAGATTCTGAGGCAGCCAGAGCGGCTCCTGTTCATCCTGGATGGCTTTGATGAGCTGCAGAGGCCCTTTGAAGAAAAGTTGAAGAAGAGGGGTTTGAGTCCCAAGGAGAGCCTGCTGCACCTTCTAATTAGGAGACATACACTCCCCACATGCTCCCTTCTCATCACCACCCGGCCCCTGGCTTTGAGGAATCTGGAGCCCTTGCTGAAACAAGCACGCCATGTCCATATCctaggcttctctgaggaggagAGGGCGAGGTACTTCAGCTCCTATTTCACGGATGAGAAGCAAGCTGACCGTGCCTTCGACATTGTACAGAAAAATGACACTCTCTACAAAGCGTGTCAGCTTCCAGGCATTTGCTGGGTGGTCTGCTCCTGGCTGCAGGGGCAGATGGAGAGAGGCAAAGTTGTGTTAGAGACACCTAGAAACAGCACTGACATCTTCATGGCTTACGTCTCCACCTTCCTGCCGCCCGATGATGATGGGGGCTGCTCCGAGCTTTCCCGGCACAGGGTCCTGAGGAGTCTGTGCTCCCTAGCAGCTGAAGGGATTCAGCACCAGAGGTTCCTATTTGAAGAAGCTGAGCTCAGGAAACATAATTTAGATGGCCCCAGGCTTGCCGCTTTCCTGAGTAGTAACGACTACCAATTGGGACTTGCCATCAAGAAGTTCTACAGCTTCCGCCACATCAGCTTCCAGGACTTTTTTCATGCCATGTCTTACCTGGTGAAAGAGGACCAAAGCCGGCTGGGGAAGGAGTCCCGCAGAGAAGTGCAAAGGCTGCTGGAGGTAAAGGAGCAGGAAGGGAATGATGAGATGACCCTCACTATGCAGTTTTTATTGGACATCTCGAAAAAAGACAGCTTCTCGAACTTGGAGCTCAAGTTCTGCTTCAGAATTTCTCCCTGTTTAGCGCAGGATCTGAAGCATTTTAAAGAACAGATGGAATCTATGAAGCACAACAGGACCTGGGATTTGGAATTCTCCCTGTATGAAGCTAAAATAAAGAATCTGGTAAAAGGTATTCAGATGAACAATGTATCATTCAAGATAAAAcattcaaatgaaaagaaatcacagagccagaatttattttctgtcaAAAGCAGCTTGAGTCATGGACCTAAGGAGGAGCAAAAATGTCCTTCTGTCCATGGACAGAAGGAGGGCAAAGATAATATAGCAGGAACACCAAAGGAAGCTTCTACTGGAAAAGGCAGAGGGACAGAGGAAACAGATGAGGAAGTTAGGTGCAGTGGGATGGGAAGCAGGGAAATGGGGGCAATCATGCTGAAGGGTTGGAGGAATGAAGGGGTGATGGGACGGACAGGAAGATGGGGGAAGACAGACAAAGTTAAAAAGGATGGAGAGAAGAGAATCAAGACTAATGGGTACAAGAAAGAGTGA